In a genomic window of Microbacterium amylolyticum:
- a CDS encoding glutaredoxin domain-containing protein, giving the protein MTNPAQDTITMFGAEWCRDCRRTKAQLDGLGVAYTYVDLADDPASAEVAKDISGRTNIPVVVYPDASHQVEPSNADVEKKLRELSLI; this is encoded by the coding sequence ATGACGAATCCCGCCCAGGACACGATCACGATGTTTGGCGCCGAATGGTGCCGTGACTGCCGCCGCACGAAGGCGCAGCTTGACGGCCTCGGTGTTGCGTACACATATGTCGATCTGGCGGACGACCCCGCTTCGGCCGAGGTGGCGAAGGACATTTCGGGGCGCACGAACATCCCCGTCGTCGTCTACCCCGATGCCAGCCACCAGGTGGAACCGTCGAACGCCGACGTCGAGAAGAAGCTGCGAGAGCTGTCCCTGATCTGA
- a CDS encoding acyl-CoA dehydrogenase: MADTVVRPEQHTEPPVDPSIDVEGLTPVLMGKWRDVRLEAREMIKDEAFWRIDGQHYLEHRERVLEQCRLLAQRGASSRALPVEYGGLDTQGGNIAGFEELVLADPSLQIKSGVQWGLFGSAIFQLGTKKHHDKWLRDVFSLDLPGAFAMTETGHGSDVQSIGTTATYDVDAQEFVINTPFRGAYKDYLGNAAKHGQAATVFAQLITGGVNYGVHCFFVPIRNEDGENLPGITSEDDGPKGGLNGIDNGRLAFDHVRVPRENLLNRYGDVGADGTYTSPIASPGRRFFTMLGALVQGRVSLDGAATWASALALKIAVTYGNERRQFDGPTGEEVVLLDYGKHRRRLIPLIATTYAQTFAHEQLLQKFDAVFSGENDTDESREDLETLAAALKPLSTWHGLDAVQEAREACGGQGYLAENRLVTLHQDLDVYATFEGDNNVLLQLVGKRLLGDFAKQFSGADTKKLAAYAAKQGASRFFHGAGLRQLGQTVTDLGSIARSVELGLRGEDQHALLADRVEQMVTDVGTRLNQARKLDPVEAQKVFNDNQVELIEAARAHGELLQWESFTDALDEIEDEGTRAVLTWVRDLFGLTMIEKHLSWHLINGRLSTQRAASVSRYIDRLCERLRPHAQDLVDAFGLAPEHVRAPIASGAEKVRQDEARAHYAELAASGNAPVPEKVAKKR, from the coding sequence GTGGCAGACACTGTCGTTCGCCCGGAACAGCACACCGAGCCCCCCGTCGACCCGAGCATCGATGTCGAAGGTCTCACGCCTGTTCTGATGGGAAAGTGGCGGGATGTCCGCCTCGAAGCCCGCGAGATGATCAAGGACGAGGCGTTTTGGCGCATCGATGGCCAGCACTACCTCGAGCACCGGGAGCGCGTGCTCGAACAGTGCCGCCTCCTCGCTCAGCGCGGCGCGAGCTCTCGTGCGCTTCCCGTCGAATATGGCGGGCTCGACACGCAGGGCGGAAACATTGCGGGCTTCGAAGAGCTCGTGCTCGCCGACCCCAGCCTGCAGATCAAATCCGGCGTGCAGTGGGGCTTGTTCGGGTCCGCGATCTTTCAGCTGGGCACGAAGAAGCATCACGACAAGTGGCTGCGTGATGTCTTTTCGCTCGATCTGCCCGGCGCTTTCGCCATGACGGAGACGGGTCACGGTTCCGACGTCCAGTCGATCGGCACAACCGCGACCTACGACGTCGACGCACAAGAATTCGTCATCAACACCCCGTTCCGTGGGGCCTACAAGGACTACCTCGGAAACGCCGCGAAGCACGGCCAGGCGGCCACCGTTTTTGCGCAGCTCATCACGGGCGGTGTCAACTACGGGGTGCACTGTTTCTTCGTGCCCATCCGCAACGAAGACGGTGAAAACCTTCCGGGCATCACCAGCGAGGATGATGGGCCGAAGGGCGGCCTCAATGGCATCGACAACGGTCGTCTCGCGTTCGATCACGTTCGTGTGCCGCGTGAGAACCTGCTCAACCGCTACGGCGATGTCGGCGCCGACGGCACGTACACCAGCCCCATCGCCAGCCCCGGACGCCGGTTCTTCACGATGCTCGGCGCTCTGGTCCAGGGGCGCGTTTCGCTGGATGGCGCAGCCACATGGGCATCGGCGCTCGCACTGAAGATTGCCGTCACCTATGGCAACGAGCGCCGGCAGTTCGATGGCCCGACGGGTGAGGAAGTGGTGCTTCTCGACTACGGGAAGCATCGTCGCCGCCTGATTCCGCTGATCGCGACCACCTACGCGCAGACCTTCGCCCACGAGCAGCTGCTGCAGAAGTTCGACGCCGTCTTCAGCGGTGAGAACGACACCGACGAGTCGCGCGAAGACCTCGAAACACTCGCCGCGGCGCTGAAGCCGTTGTCGACCTGGCACGGCCTAGATGCCGTGCAGGAGGCAAGAGAAGCCTGCGGCGGACAGGGATACCTGGCGGAGAACCGTCTGGTTACTCTGCACCAGGACCTCGATGTCTACGCCACCTTCGAGGGCGACAACAACGTGCTGCTGCAGCTGGTGGGCAAGCGCCTGTTGGGCGACTTCGCCAAGCAGTTCTCGGGGGCCGATACGAAAAAGCTCGCGGCCTACGCTGCCAAACAGGGAGCGTCGCGCTTCTTCCACGGAGCGGGCCTCCGCCAGCTGGGACAAACCGTCACCGACCTGGGCTCGATCGCCCGGTCCGTCGAGCTGGGGCTGCGCGGTGAGGACCAGCATGCGCTTCTCGCCGACCGCGTCGAGCAGATGGTCACCGATGTGGGAACGCGCCTGAACCAGGCACGCAAACTCGACCCCGTCGAGGCGCAGAAGGTGTTCAATGACAACCAGGTGGAGCTGATCGAGGCGGCCCGTGCACACGGCGAGCTGCTGCAGTGGGAGTCGTTCACCGATGCGCTCGACGAGATTGAGGACGAGGGCACCCGCGCTGTTCTCACGTGGGTGCGCGATCTGTTCGGTCTGACGATGATCGAAAAGCATCTTTCCTGGCACCTCATCAACGGCCGTCTGTCGACGCAACGCGCCGCGAGTGTCTCGCGCTACATCGATCGACTGTGCGAGCGTCTGCGCCCCCACGCGCAGGACCTCGTCGACGCGTTCGGCCTCGCGCCGGAGCATGTGCGGGCTCCGATCGCTTCCGGCGCTGAAAAGGTACGTCAGGACGAAGCGCGCGCGCACTACGCCGAACTGGCTGCGTCCGGTAACGCACCCGTTCCCGAGAAGGTCGCGAAGAAGCGCTGA
- a CDS encoding DUF5819 family protein, producing MTEHTPRLMAGSGGSGSSRAATAVVGAQNRKKRRPWVRVVMVIASAFTAWHVFASFLWIAPWAPIREVVPGDMLRDYMIPMFGQSWSVFAPEPINGDLRFEVRALIDGEATEWVSATDVELTMIQYKLFTPRAGIQAMDVSSQYRSAWADLTDDQKSVAELNYFKDEWDVRMGDAMKAYDDNDIAVDAYIEQEHRATGFATQVALAIWGDEIEQVQFQATRQNVIPFASRHDPEAERPGIQYAPTGWRGLVINEGQSNDAFADVFRARYERMVGE from the coding sequence GTGACGGAACACACACCCCGCCTGATGGCAGGCAGTGGCGGCTCGGGATCTTCCCGGGCCGCCACGGCCGTCGTCGGCGCGCAGAACAGAAAGAAACGTCGCCCATGGGTGCGCGTCGTGATGGTCATCGCGAGCGCCTTCACCGCGTGGCACGTTTTTGCGTCATTTCTCTGGATCGCCCCCTGGGCACCCATCAGAGAAGTGGTTCCCGGCGACATGTTGCGGGACTACATGATCCCGATGTTCGGTCAGTCGTGGAGCGTCTTCGCTCCCGAGCCGATCAACGGTGATCTCCGCTTCGAAGTCCGCGCCCTCATCGATGGCGAAGCCACCGAGTGGGTCAGCGCAACCGACGTCGAGCTCACGATGATTCAGTACAAGCTCTTCACACCACGCGCCGGAATCCAGGCAATGGACGTGTCGAGCCAGTACCGGTCTGCATGGGCAGACCTGACGGATGATCAAAAAAGCGTCGCCGAACTCAACTACTTCAAGGACGAGTGGGATGTTCGCATGGGCGACGCCATGAAGGCGTACGACGACAACGACATTGCCGTCGACGCCTACATCGAGCAGGAGCACCGCGCAACGGGCTTCGCCACACAGGTGGCACTCGCTATCTGGGGCGACGAGATCGAACAAGTGCAGTTCCAGGCCACCCGCCAGAACGTCATCCCCTTCGCCAGCCGTCACGACCCTGAGGCCGAGCGCCCCGGAATCCAGTACGCGCCGACCGGATGGCGTGGCCTTGTGATTAACGAGGGGCAGTCGAACGACGCGTTCGCGGATGTATTCCGTGCGAGGTATGAGCGGATGGTCGGAGAATGA
- a CDS encoding choice-of-anchor G family protein codes for MPTRNTPRRLNKTRLGIGAFATTAVMGAAALGGIPAATADVISTDADSSAHAHLIWLDGLGLDVAGAGSSLTEFPDTTVDRNGLDLELLGDLVDIDLGLIGLPLIKPDNDSAGLLHLGALGLAESSSISDSLTHSLAASGLIAEDGALDIDAYDGNIGDPAYLDLSALVRQILGDAIAEDLLSEATITVGALGSQAEKDGPDVTSQYRIADLELNATSPVLGDVVSLVDDVVGDVIGPIDSLIGEGGEIFELVDTAVTLINAINVDGLGGLNAALTDLGIDRTPLLTSIQTELLQSPIDNSTETEPASVSIDLNNGNIDVDLAAVLLQSDGDFDDLNELPANTELLSGDVVNAITAGVLSAVTGDGPNSLTTKLVNLLTAEIYQVGVNIDLAVDITLLPIPIVLPGGIVVADVPVTLDTTIGGLLGQEGFEPPVFDVSGVTVAGVDIDLLVQPLVNALSDLVEDIGGELQPVVDQLIGNLQPTINGVLGPIVSELVDDALSPVLSQVATITINQQHTPDGATIGGVPGTAFAETGFLGEDSYTVNALAIELLPFVGDLAVGLELGSSTVKSLDEVVYETSIVATPDAIEQGESSTITGEGFAPNETVTITLPGGETVQDVTDDAGEFTYIYETDENSPTGPFTVEAVGEESQAPATTPLTVNEGTATDDDEADATATADDTSAADADLNANASASAAASANADDDSNAAAQVAAQAAALADATSDATAAADASAQAAAQAAATADASSDATADVTSDANAAAAVAAQAAAQADATSATNADASAAADATADANADSAAASAAEAASTADSSADASVAASATADADASVDADASVDADAAVVADADADASVDADASAATAADADLNANASASASASANADDDSNAAAQVAAQAAAQADATSTASAAADATAQAAAQVAANVTSSADASADVSSDANASAQAAAQAAAQADASSTTNADSTSAAQGNASAAAAAASTADSSVDASAAAAADADGSADAGATAAADAAAEVDADASATADAAAEVEADAAATVDADASADADASGISMSLEYEVRTHGEGQIAYGFGFEPGERVTGTMFSTPTNLGTLVADDKGEVTFTWTIADDVTTGDHRVELAGATSGTVFDTFEVVTKTADKGDLAPTGGNAWGTIVPIGLLLLIAGAATVAVRRRHVVTSAV; via the coding sequence GTGCCCACGCGGAATACACCGCGTCGGCTCAATAAGACGAGGCTGGGGATTGGCGCTTTCGCCACCACGGCCGTTATGGGAGCAGCCGCTCTGGGCGGCATTCCCGCCGCGACAGCGGATGTCATCAGTACTGACGCCGATTCTTCGGCGCACGCCCACCTCATCTGGCTCGACGGTCTGGGCCTCGATGTCGCGGGTGCCGGAAGCTCACTGACTGAGTTCCCGGACACGACCGTGGACCGCAACGGCCTCGACCTTGAGCTGCTTGGCGACCTCGTTGACATTGACCTCGGGTTGATTGGCCTGCCGCTGATCAAGCCCGACAACGACAGCGCGGGACTTCTGCACCTTGGCGCTCTCGGCCTCGCGGAAAGCTCGTCGATCTCCGACTCGCTTACGCACTCGTTGGCTGCCTCCGGCTTGATTGCCGAGGACGGTGCGCTCGACATTGATGCCTATGACGGCAACATCGGAGACCCGGCCTACCTGGACCTCTCGGCTCTTGTTCGCCAGATCCTCGGCGATGCGATCGCCGAGGATCTGCTGTCAGAGGCCACCATCACGGTCGGCGCTCTCGGCTCGCAGGCTGAGAAGGACGGCCCGGACGTCACGTCGCAGTACCGCATTGCCGACCTCGAACTGAACGCGACGAGCCCTGTGCTCGGCGACGTTGTGTCGCTGGTCGACGATGTCGTCGGCGACGTCATCGGACCGATTGATTCGCTGATCGGCGAGGGTGGCGAGATCTTCGAGCTGGTCGACACCGCCGTCACCCTTATTAACGCCATCAACGTAGATGGGCTTGGCGGCCTGAACGCGGCGCTCACCGATCTCGGTATTGACAGGACGCCGCTCCTGACCTCGATTCAGACGGAGCTGCTGCAGAGCCCGATCGACAACTCTACGGAGACTGAGCCGGCAAGCGTTTCGATCGACCTCAACAACGGCAACATCGACGTTGACCTTGCTGCGGTTCTCTTGCAGTCCGACGGTGACTTCGACGACCTCAACGAACTGCCGGCCAACACCGAGCTGCTCTCGGGCGATGTCGTCAACGCGATCACCGCGGGCGTTCTGAGCGCTGTGACGGGTGACGGCCCCAACTCGTTGACCACGAAGCTCGTGAACCTTCTGACGGCAGAAATTTACCAGGTCGGGGTGAACATCGACCTCGCTGTCGACATCACACTCCTGCCGATTCCGATCGTTCTGCCCGGCGGAATCGTGGTGGCTGATGTCCCCGTGACGCTTGACACGACTATCGGTGGTCTCCTGGGTCAGGAAGGCTTTGAGCCGCCGGTCTTCGACGTTAGCGGCGTCACCGTTGCGGGAGTCGACATCGACCTCCTTGTTCAGCCGCTTGTTAACGCGCTGTCTGATCTCGTCGAAGACATCGGAGGCGAACTTCAGCCGGTCGTGGACCAGCTGATTGGTAACCTGCAGCCGACGATCAACGGCGTCCTGGGCCCGATCGTGTCTGAGCTGGTGGATGATGCCCTGAGCCCCGTGCTGTCGCAGGTTGCGACGATCACGATCAACCAGCAGCACACGCCCGATGGTGCGACCATCGGTGGCGTCCCGGGAACAGCTTTCGCCGAGACTGGCTTCCTCGGTGAGGACTCCTACACGGTCAATGCGCTGGCAATCGAGCTGCTGCCGTTCGTTGGCGATCTTGCGGTTGGCCTTGAGCTCGGCTCCTCCACGGTCAAGTCGCTCGATGAGGTCGTGTACGAAACGTCGATCGTTGCGACTCCCGATGCGATCGAACAGGGCGAGTCGTCGACGATCACCGGTGAGGGCTTTGCTCCCAACGAGACCGTGACGATCACGCTCCCGGGCGGCGAAACCGTCCAGGATGTCACTGATGACGCTGGTGAGTTCACCTACATCTACGAGACCGACGAGAACAGCCCCACAGGCCCCTTCACGGTTGAGGCTGTTGGCGAAGAGTCCCAGGCTCCCGCGACGACGCCCCTCACGGTCAACGAGGGCACTGCTACCGACGACGACGAAGCTGACGCAACAGCGACGGCTGACGACACGTCGGCTGCCGACGCTGACCTGAACGCCAACGCTTCGGCTTCGGCTGCTGCTTCGGCCAACGCGGATGACGACAGCAACGCAGCGGCTCAGGTCGCAGCTCAGGCTGCTGCCCTGGCCGACGCGACGTCGGACGCCACGGCCGCTGCTGACGCCTCGGCCCAGGCCGCTGCTCAGGCTGCTGCTACGGCAGACGCTTCGAGTGACGCGACGGCAGATGTCACGAGCGACGCCAACGCCGCGGCTGCTGTCGCAGCTCAGGCTGCTGCTCAGGCTGACGCAACGTCCGCCACAAACGCCGACGCTTCTGCGGCGGCTGACGCAACGGCTGATGCGAACGCCGATTCGGCTGCAGCATCTGCTGCTGAGGCCGCTTCGACGGCAGACTCCTCCGCGGACGCTTCGGTTGCGGCCTCGGCCACCGCTGACGCTGACGCTTCGGTTGATGCAGATGCTTCGGTTGACGCTGACGCAGCGGTTGTCGCTGACGCCGATGCAGATGCTTCGGTCGACGCTGACGCTTCGGCCGCCACCGCTGCTGACGCTGATCTGAACGCCAACGCTTCGGCTTCGGCTTCGGCTTCGGCAAACGCGGATGACGACAGCAACGCAGCGGCTCAGGTCGCAGCGCAGGCTGCCGCTCAGGCTGACGCAACCTCGACGGCCTCGGCCGCCGCGGACGCAACAGCTCAGGCCGCCGCTCAGGTAGCTGCCAACGTCACCTCTTCGGCTGACGCTTCGGCTGATGTTTCGAGCGACGCCAACGCATCGGCTCAGGCCGCTGCCCAGGCTGCCGCTCAGGCCGACGCATCGTCGACGACCAACGCCGACAGCACCTCCGCCGCACAGGGCAACGCATCGGCTGCTGCCGCTGCTGCGTCCACGGCAGACTCCTCGGTTGACGCTTCGGCCGCTGCTGCGGCTGACGCAGACGGTTCGGCTGATGCCGGAGCAACTGCTGCCGCCGATGCGGCCGCAGAAGTCGATGCCGACGCATCGGCAACCGCCGACGCAGCAGCAGAGGTTGAGGCTGACGCTGCGGCAACGGTCGATGCTGACGCTTCGGCTGACGCCGACGCATCCGGCATCTCGATGTCGCTCGAGTACGAGGTTCGTACGCACGGCGAGGGTCAGATCGCTTACGGCTTCGGCTTCGAGCCCGGCGAGCGCGTGACGGGAACGATGTTCTCGACGCCGACCAACCTCGGAACGCTCGTCGCTGATGACAAGGGTGAAGTGACCTTCACCTGGACCATCGCCGATGACGTCACAACGGGCGACCACCGCGTTGAGCTGGCGGGCGCCACCTCCGGCACCGTCTTCGACACGTTCGAGGTCGTTACGAAGACAGCTGACAAGGGCGACCTTGCTCCCACGGGCGGCAACGCCTGGGGCACGATCGTTCCGATCGGTCTGCTTCTTCTCATCGCCGGCGCGGCAACGGTGGCGGTTCGCCGCCGTCACGTCGTAACCTCGGCAGTGTGA
- a CDS encoding HTTM domain-containing protein: MIDVKDTAARAGTTAKTIAVRTPRALREIIVAVLTALWDVVRRGWYFSESWLLDSKKASYGLAVSRIVLGLTGIGLLLTNFSTRLYAFGSGSVWNGEADNPPSDFPNMWLFSLFHSVRLNDTAFTLLYLGLLGLAIFVVLGWRIKIVLPVYFVMWVSFIEMTDALGDQGDNMYRIVLLIMLFADPAKRWSLDARRRAETGDKTVLPEEISNLLHNLALIAMATQVFFVYVSGGLYKAGGDPWSGGYAVYNPLMTERFGTWPILSDLVTAWGPMVTIAAWGSIILQIAFPFMLLLRPTRILALMGIMSFHLAIGLLMGLPWFSLAMIGIDFIFVRDRTWKHMAGFVRASYAQKVVEQEPDNSEPVEPARELLTVDK, from the coding sequence ATGATTGACGTAAAAGACACCGCCGCGCGTGCAGGGACCACCGCCAAGACGATTGCCGTGCGCACACCGCGCGCTCTGCGGGAGATCATCGTCGCGGTTCTTACCGCACTGTGGGACGTGGTGCGCCGCGGTTGGTACTTCAGCGAGTCGTGGTTGTTGGACTCAAAAAAGGCCAGCTACGGTCTTGCCGTCTCGCGAATCGTCCTGGGCCTGACGGGTATTGGCCTGCTGCTGACGAACTTCTCGACGCGGTTGTACGCGTTCGGGTCGGGGTCCGTCTGGAACGGCGAAGCGGACAACCCGCCGAGCGACTTTCCGAACATGTGGTTGTTCAGCCTGTTCCACAGTGTTCGCCTGAACGACACGGCCTTCACGCTGCTGTACCTGGGCCTGCTGGGGCTGGCCATTTTCGTCGTCCTTGGGTGGCGCATCAAGATCGTCCTTCCGGTCTACTTCGTGATGTGGGTCAGCTTCATCGAGATGACCGATGCGCTCGGTGACCAGGGCGACAACATGTACCGCATCGTTTTGCTCATCATGCTGTTCGCCGATCCCGCCAAACGCTGGTCGCTCGACGCGCGTCGACGCGCCGAGACGGGCGACAAGACCGTGCTCCCGGAGGAAATCAGCAACCTGCTGCACAACCTCGCACTGATCGCCATGGCGACGCAGGTGTTCTTCGTCTACGTCTCCGGCGGGCTGTACAAAGCCGGCGGCGATCCATGGTCGGGCGGATACGCGGTCTACAACCCCCTGATGACGGAGCGGTTCGGAACGTGGCCCATCCTCAGCGACCTGGTCACGGCGTGGGGGCCGATGGTCACGATCGCCGCATGGGGATCGATCATTCTGCAGATCGCCTTCCCGTTCATGTTGCTCCTGCGCCCGACGCGAATTCTCGCGCTGATGGGGATCATGAGCTTCCACCTGGCGATCGGGCTGCTCATGGGACTGCCCTGGTTCTCGCTGGCCATGATCGGCATCGACTTCATCTTCGTGCGCGACCGCACGTGGAAGCACATGGCCGGTTTCGTGCGCGCAAGCTATGCGCAGAAAGTGGTCGAGCAGGAGCCCGACAACTCGGAGCCCGTCGAGCCCGCCCGTGAGTTGTTGACGGTCGACAAATAA
- a CDS encoding glycosyltransferase, whose translation MQSQGAVDLTIVVPTFNERDNVEELVRRTAAALAGRRAEILFVDDSSDDTADVVERVAMTAPLPVRVIRRERATAGLGGAVVEGFRAASADICVVMDGDLQHPPETIPAIVDHLERSDADIVAASRYMGGGSATGLADATRRLVSWASTAVTRAMFPLKLREITDPMTGFFGVDRTRINLETLRPRGFKILLEIIVRGPLRVEEIPFSFADRHAGESKASVKQGARFVHQLALLRFGKMSGFALIGAMGAVANVAIVWLLTGLGVGYLWAAVIAAEATIIANFLLAERFVFHDMREHARGFWRRFASSFAFNNIESAIRIPVMALMVERAGMSSPLATAITLAVAFLVRFTFHSLVVYAPRSDSSVRASSPAEKVSGA comes from the coding sequence ATGCAGTCACAGGGGGCGGTGGATCTGACGATCGTCGTGCCAACGTTCAACGAACGCGACAACGTCGAAGAGCTGGTGCGCCGCACGGCGGCAGCTCTTGCTGGTCGTCGTGCCGAGATCCTCTTCGTCGACGATTCCTCGGATGACACTGCCGACGTTGTTGAGCGCGTTGCCATGACAGCGCCGCTACCGGTGCGCGTGATCCGCCGGGAACGTGCCACCGCCGGCCTGGGCGGTGCTGTCGTCGAGGGATTCCGCGCGGCATCCGCCGACATTTGCGTTGTGATGGACGGCGATCTTCAGCATCCCCCCGAGACGATTCCGGCGATCGTCGACCATCTGGAACGCTCGGACGCCGATATCGTCGCGGCCTCCCGGTACATGGGAGGCGGAAGCGCAACCGGTCTCGCCGATGCAACGCGTCGCCTCGTGTCCTGGGCGTCGACGGCCGTGACCCGCGCGATGTTCCCCCTGAAGCTGCGGGAGATCACCGATCCGATGACAGGGTTCTTCGGCGTTGACCGCACGCGCATCAACCTTGAGACGCTGCGGCCCCGTGGGTTCAAGATCCTGCTCGAAATCATCGTGCGCGGGCCGCTCCGCGTCGAGGAGATACCTTTCTCCTTCGCCGACCGCCACGCGGGAGAGTCGAAAGCGTCCGTGAAACAGGGCGCGCGTTTTGTACACCAGCTTGCCCTGCTGCGCTTTGGAAAGATGAGCGGCTTCGCCCTGATCGGCGCAATGGGAGCGGTTGCCAACGTCGCGATCGTGTGGCTGCTGACCGGACTCGGAGTCGGTTACCTCTGGGCGGCCGTCATCGCCGCAGAAGCCACGATCATCGCGAACTTCCTCCTGGCCGAGAGGTTCGTATTCCACGATATGCGCGAGCATGCCCGCGGATTCTGGCGACGCTTCGCATCGTCGTTCGCGTTCAACAACATCGAATCGGCGATCCGCATTCCGGTGATGGCTTTGATGGTCGAAAGAGCCGGAATGTCGAGTCCTCTCGCAACAGCCATCACCCTCGCCGTGGCCTTCCTCGTGCGCTTTACGTTCCACTCGCTCGTGGTCTACGCGCCGCGCTCCGACTCATCCGTGCGCGCGTCGTCGCCCGCCGAGAAGGTCAGCGGCGCATAA
- the recQ gene encoding DNA helicase RecQ gives MTSQPPYDSAFDDDWTPPAEPPDDLYEDYSGGPTPWADPFASSEGEVPSAAARSGATGRASRQPQYSSALEALHTVYGYDAFRGDQAAIIDQVVEGGDAVVLMPTGGGKSLCYQVPALVREGTGLVVSPLIALMQDQVDALRANGVRAAYLNSTLTAPERVEVERQYVAGELDLLYVAPERLSLQTTRDLLARGTLSVIAIDEAHCVSQWGHDFRPDYLALGDLGEQFPGVPRLALTATATRETHREITERLRMPSAQHFVSSFDRPNIQYRIDPKVDARKQLLSFIRSQPAGSAGIVYALSRKSVDQTAQFLAKQGIDAIAYHAGLDAEVRAAHQSRFLREDGVVVVATIAFGMGIDKPDVRFVAHIDLPKSVEGYYQETGRAGRDGEPAVAWMAYGLGDVVQQRRMIQQSDGDRLFQARKQQHLDAMLALCETVVCRRQNLLAYFGQESAPCGNCDTCLTPPETWDGLVAAQKLMSTIVRLQRERNQSFGAGHLIDILRGKETERTRRFGHDQLSTWGLGQDLSEQDWRSVIRQLLARSLLAPQGEWNTLAVTESSAGVLRGDTPVPLRKDTIGRADKPARARKATASDALGDEDRQLFEKLRAWRSGVAREQGVPAYVVFADATLRGIAEQRPARLDQLDGISGIGAKKRDAYGQAVLEVVAAKE, from the coding sequence ATGACGTCGCAGCCCCCGTACGATTCCGCGTTCGACGACGATTGGACGCCGCCGGCGGAACCGCCGGATGATCTGTACGAGGACTACTCCGGAGGTCCCACCCCGTGGGCCGACCCCTTCGCCTCATCCGAGGGCGAGGTGCCGTCCGCAGCGGCGCGGTCGGGCGCAACCGGTCGCGCATCGCGCCAGCCTCAGTACTCCTCTGCTCTCGAGGCGCTGCACACGGTGTACGGCTATGACGCCTTCCGCGGCGATCAAGCGGCGATCATCGATCAGGTTGTCGAGGGCGGTGATGCGGTCGTTCTGATGCCCACGGGCGGCGGAAAGAGCCTCTGCTACCAGGTGCCGGCGCTGGTGCGCGAGGGCACAGGGCTCGTGGTCTCGCCGCTGATCGCATTGATGCAGGACCAGGTCGATGCTCTGCGGGCCAACGGAGTCCGTGCCGCATACCTCAACTCCACGTTGACCGCGCCCGAGCGCGTCGAGGTGGAGCGTCAGTACGTCGCGGGCGAACTCGACCTGCTGTACGTCGCGCCCGAGCGGCTGAGCCTGCAAACAACGCGCGACCTCCTTGCCCGCGGAACGCTCAGCGTGATCGCGATCGATGAGGCGCACTGCGTCAGTCAGTGGGGCCACGACTTTCGGCCCGACTACCTCGCGCTGGGAGACCTGGGGGAGCAATTCCCCGGCGTTCCGCGCCTTGCCCTCACCGCAACGGCAACGCGCGAAACGCACCGCGAGATCACCGAGCGGTTACGGATGCCGTCCGCTCAGCACTTTGTCTCCAGTTTCGACCGGCCGAACATTCAATACCGCATCGACCCCAAGGTCGACGCCCGCAAACAGCTGCTGTCGTTCATTCGCAGTCAGCCGGCCGGCTCCGCGGGCATCGTCTATGCGCTCAGTCGGAAATCGGTTGATCAGACGGCGCAGTTCCTCGCGAAGCAGGGAATCGACGCCATCGCGTATCACGCGGGGCTCGACGCCGAGGTGCGTGCGGCGCACCAGTCCCGTTTTTTGCGGGAGGACGGCGTTGTTGTTGTGGCGACGATCGCGTTTGGCATGGGGATCGATAAACCCGACGTGCGGTTCGTTGCCCACATCGATCTGCCGAAGTCGGTCGAGGGCTACTACCAGGAGACGGGTCGCGCAGGGCGTGACGGGGAGCCCGCCGTGGCGTGGATGGCCTACGGGCTGGGTGATGTTGTTCAGCAACGCCGCATGATTCAGCAGTCCGACGGCGACCGCCTCTTTCAGGCGCGCAAGCAGCAGCACCTCGACGCCATGTTGGCGCTGTGCGAGACCGTGGTGTGCCGGAGGCAGAATCTCCTGGCCTACTTTGGGCAGGAATCTGCGCCGTGCGGAAACTGTGACACCTGCCTCACTCCGCCCGAGACCTGGGACGGATTGGTCGCTGCGCAGAAGCTGATGTCGACCATTGTCCGGCTGCAGCGGGAGCGCAACCAGTCCTTTGGCGCGGGTCACCTGATCGACATTCTGCGCGGAAAAGAGACAGAGCGAACACGCCGTTTCGGGCATGACCAGCTGAGCACATGGGGTCTTGGCCAGGATCTGTCCGAACAAGACTGGCGCAGTGTTATCCGTCAGCTGCTTGCGCGTAGCCTTCTCGCGCCGCAGGGCGAATGGAACACGCTGGCCGTGACGGAATCCTCCGCGGGAGTGTTGCGCGGGGACACCCCCGTTCCTCTTCGCAAGGACACGATCGGCCGGGCGGACAAGCCTGCGCGCGCCCGCAAGGCGACGGCATCCGACGCGCTCGGCGACGAAGACCGGCAGCTTTTCGAGAAGCTTCGCGCCTGGCGCTCCGGCGTTGCCCGCGAGCAGGGAGTGCCCGCGTACGTGGTGTTCGCCGATGCCACGCTGCGGGGGATTGCCGAGCAACGCCCGGCGCGTCTCGACCAGCTTGACGGCATCAGCGGAATCGGCGCGAAGAAGCGCGATGCCTACGGCCAAGCGGTGCTAGAGGTCGTTGCCGCGAAAGAATAG